In Thermodesulfobacteriota bacterium, the sequence CCCCGCCGGCGGGTTCAGGTTCGGCGGCTGGGTGGCCCCGTTCGCGGACATCGACCCCGTGTTCGGCGAGGAGATCGGCAGGCTGTTCGGAGAGCCGTTCGACCTGCTGCTCGGCCGGCGCACCTACGAGATATTCGCCGCGTACTGGCCCTACGCGGAAGGCGGGTCCTACGACGACATCGCCACGACCTTCAACCGGATCACAAAGTACGTGGCGACGCGCAAAGGCGTGGAGCTGACGTGGAAAGGATCCGTCGCGCTGCGTGACGCGGCGAAGGATATCGCCAGGTTGAAACGGGAAGACGGCCCGGCCCTCGTCACGCAGGGCAGCACCGAGCTTGTGCATTCCCTGCTTGCCGCCGGCCTTGTCGACGAGATCCGCGCGTTCACGTTCCCCGTGCTGCTGGGCAAGGGCAAGCGCCTGTTCGACGAGACCAGCGAGCCGCGCGCGTTCAAGCTGACGCACAGCGCCGTCTCG encodes:
- a CDS encoding dihydrofolate reductase family protein, coding for MRKVIVGAMISMDGVMQAPGGPEEDPAGGFRFGGWVAPFADIDPVFGEEIGRLFGEPFDLLLGRRTYEIFAAYWPYAEGGSYDDIATTFNRITKYVATRKGVELTWKGSVALRDAAKDIARLKREDGPALVTQGSTELVHSLLAAGLVDEIRAFTFPVLLGKGKRLFDETSEPRAFKLTHSAVSPNGLIAATYVRDGEVRTATIGGAREPTPAELARREKLKREG